In one window of Henckelia pumila isolate YLH828 chromosome 1, ASM3356847v2, whole genome shotgun sequence DNA:
- the LOC140891860 gene encoding GATA transcription factor 1-like: MAEMDPNEACFDILDFTFEGEDEASKTLFNAKGGGASASSSSLESWNPPSDISRETRGGFPVVVEEELEWLLDKDAFPTVESCFGILSDNPELVANHLSPVSVLENSSSSSHTNSNGNGSTVASCCGSFKIPTNHPVRSRSKKRTRKRSGYGQFSNQHFMRVNPVYTKIKQDSPLLLPPTNNATGMGRRCFHCQADKTPQWRAGPMGPKTLCNACGVRYKSGRLLPEYRPASSPTFSGLLHSNSHRKVVEMRRQNQSEEGIPGSRARMDTG, from the exons ATGGCGGAAATGGACCCAAACGAAGCGTGTTTCGACATTTTGGACTTCACTTTCGAAGGCGAAGACGAAGCCTCCAAGACCCTTTTTAATGCCAAGGGCGGCGGCGCGTCTGCTTCTTCCTCGTCGCTCGAGTCCTGGAACCCGCCGTCGGATATCAGCCGTGAGACACGGGGAGGCTTTCCT GTGGTTGTAGAGGAGGAACTTGAGTGGTTGTTAGATAAGGATGCGTTCCCCACGGTAGAGAGTTGCTTTGGAATTTTATCCGACAATCCAGAACTCGTGGCAAACCACCTAAGCCCAGTATCCGTACTCGAGAACAGCAGCAGCAGTAGCCATACAAATAGCAATGGCAACGGCAGTACCGTTGCAAGCTGCTGTGGTAGCTTCAAAATCCCTACGAACCATCCGGTGCGTAGCCGAAGCAAGAAACGAACTAGAAAAAGGTCGGGCTATGGTCAATTCTCTAACCAACATTTCATGAGAGTGAACCCGGTATACACGAAGATCAAACAAGACTCACCTCTCTTGTTGCCACCAACAAACAATGCCACTGGTATGGGGAGGAGGTGCTTTCATTGCCAAGCTGATAAGACCCCACAGTGGCGTGCTGGCCCAATGGGGCCAAAGACACTCTGTAACGCATGTGGAGTTCGATACAAATCGGGACGCTTACTCCCGGAGTATCGTCCAGCGAGCAGCCCTACTTTCTCCGGCTTGTTGCACTCGAACTCCCATAGAAAGGTTGTGGAGATGAGAAGGCAGAATCAATCAGAAGAAGGAATCCCAGGAAGCCGAGCTCGTATGGACACAGGGTAG